A window of the Dermacentor variabilis isolate Ectoservices unplaced genomic scaffold, ASM5094787v1 scaffold_12, whole genome shotgun sequence genome harbors these coding sequences:
- the LOC142566156 gene encoding uncharacterized protein LOC142566156 → MRRSQLAAFLLGVLAAAAHGKPRYPHLASYVPVLVPKHLVLGAGSQELFEERYTRRRVTPEQDSTEVPDGPAPYGSESYGSSRESAEEDHGAPRERQLRLVYARRPRRPAPPRRATAGTLWIPRASRGIEPPLTTTHWRGMDQQEVEEASKDAWKPGSHHGPTSSARIRRRRAATKTLAPSSTTAAATGFIPIAGPFGGGQELAYSAFLDGGSSTPFPAGFSSYASPSRQQHSKQAYGGGFDYGRSTTSAFSAGYDSLGSGNFQLIRGGVYADDQASSSHVPYYVQGPSSGYQAYSYDEDAGGPVLGFQGFEHFGSPLHNALSKHTHVVGASTEHRRRTSTPKPPPVGEDQLRATE, encoded by the coding sequence GGAAGCCGCGTTATCCTCACCTGGCCTCATACGTTCCCGTCCTTGTGCCCAAGCATTTGGTCCTGGGAGCCGGATCACAGGAACTATTTGAGGAGCGCTATACCCGTCGGCGAGTCACCCCCGAGCAAGATTCAACCGAGGTTCCTGACGGACCAGCTCCTTACGGGTCGGAATCGTATGGGTCCTCGAGGGAGTCAGCCGAAGAAGACCATGGAGCACCTCGGGAGCGTCAGCTGCGTCTTGTCTACGCCCGTAGACCTCGGAGACCAGCTCCACCGCGCAGAGCTACGGCAGGAACTCTCTGGATTCCACGAGCCTCGAGAGGGATCGAGCCACCGCTGACGACCACGCACTGGCGTGGCATGGACCAACAAGAAGTCGAAGAAGCCAGCAAGGACGCCTGGAAGCCTGGAAGCCACCACGGGCCCACCAGTTCAGCACGGATACGGCGGCGCCGTGCTGCTACAAAAACCCTGGCGCCGTCGAGCACGACAGCCGCGGCCACGGGCTTCATCCCCATTGCGGGCCCGTTCGGCGGCGGACAGGAGCTCGCCTACTCGGCCTTCTTAGACGGCGGCTCATCCACTCCTTTCCCAGCAGGCTTTTCGAGTTACGCCAGCCCCAGCCGCCAGCAGCACTCGAAGCAGGCCTACGGCGGCGGCTTCGACTACGGACGCTCGACCACGAGCGCATTCTCAGCCGGCTACGACTCACTGGGCAGCGGCAACTTTCAGCTCATCCGCGGCGGAGTGTATGCCGATGACCAGGCCAGCTCGAGCCATGTTCCATACTACGTGCAGGGACCCAGCAGTGGTTACCAGGCCTATTCATACGACGAAGACGCCGGTGGGCCCGTTCTGGGCTTCCAGGGTTTCGAACACTTCGGTAGCCCACTCCACAACGCCCTCAGCAAGCACACTCACGTGGTGGgtgcctcgacggagcacagGAGGCGCACATCAACGCCCAAACCGCCGCCCGTTGGCGAAGACCAATTGCGGGCCACGGAATAG